A window of Microbacterium sp. BK668 genomic DNA:
GAGGACGACATCAACTGGGAGGACGTGTCGACCGTCGGCGCGCAGAAGTTCCTTTCGCGCGCGTGGCGGATCGCGAAGGACGTCACCAGCGCTCCGGAGGTCGTGTGGGCCGAGGGCGACCAGGCCCTCCGCCGCGTGACGCACCGCCTGCTCGCCGACGCGCCCGGCCTGATCGAGCAGACGAAGTTCAACGTCGTCGTGGCGCGCCTCATGGAGCTCGTGAACGCGACACGCAAGACGATCGATTCAGGCGCCGGCTCCGCCGATCCCGCCGTCCGCGAGGCCGCTGAGGTCGTGGCGATGATCCTCGACCTCTTCGCGCCGCACACCGCGGAGGAGATGTGGGAGACGCTGGGCTACCAGCCCTTCGTCGGTCTCGTGCCGTGGCGGCAGGCCGACCCGATGCTCCTGGTCGAGGAGTCCGTGACGGCTGTCGTGCAGATCGACGGAAAGGTGCGCGCGACCCTCGAGGTGCCCGCGCGCATCGACGCCGACGCGCTCGAGGCGCTCGCCCGCGGCAACGACCGGGTGCAGCGCGCCCTGGGCGAGCGCGAGATCGTCCGGGCCATCGTGCGCCCGCCGAAGGTCGTCAGCTTCAGCACGCGCTGAGCCGTCGGGCGGGTCGGCCGCGTCGGCCGGGTCGGGCGCGCCGGCCGGGTCGGGCGCGTCGGCCGCGTCGGCCGCTGAGCTCTCCTCCCCAGTGCGGGGCTTGTGGCGTGCCGTGCACACCATCCGCGCCCCGGCGACCGCCGGTCGTTCGCGCGGCCTAGCGTCGCCGAGGTGACGACGGGCGACGACACGGGCCGCGACCGTCGGCGCCTCGGCGTCGGCGCCGCCATCGTCGTCGTACTCGTGACGCTGGCGATCACGGTGGGCGTCGGTATCCTGAGGGGTGCCGGTGCCCCCGTCCAGGAGGTTCCGGTCGACAGCCCGGTGGCGACGGATGCCGCCGCCGAGGCATCCGTCTTCGTCCATGTCTCGGGAGCGGTCGCTGCTCCCGGTCTCTACGTGCTGGCCGACCATGCGCGCGTCGTCGATGCGATCGCCGCCGCGGGCGGCTTCACCGACGGAGCGGATGAGGCGGCCGTCAATCTCGCGCGTCCGCTGAGCGACGGCGAGCAGCTGGTCGTACCGGTCGTCGGCGCCGAGCCGGCGCCGGGCGAGGTCGGCACGGGTTCGGTGCCGGCCGGCGACGGACGCGTGAACCTCAACACAGCGGACGCGGGCGAGCTCGACACGCTGCCCCGCATCGGTCCTGCCATGGCGGAGCGGATCATCCAGTGGCGGAAGGCGAACGGCGGATTCACGAGCGTCGAGGACCTGCTCGCCGTGCCGGGGATCGGGGACAGGATGCTCGAGGCGCTGAGGGACCTGGTGACGGTGTGACAGTCTCGCCCGCGGCCCGGCGGAGGCTCAGGCGGCTGCGTCTTCTCGCCGTCGCCGGGTGGGCGTGGAGCGTCGCGATCGTCGCCACGCTGGCACCTGCCATGGCCGGATTCCTCGCGCTGGCCGGCTGGGCGATCACGGCCGGCACCGTCGCACTCATCCCGCGCCGGCACGGGACGGCGCTCGTCGCGCTCGTGCTGGCGCTTGCCGCGGGATCGGCCGTCGCCTCGCATGTCGCGCTGGCCGAGCCCGCGCGCGACGACCTGCGCTCGGTCGTGGGCGGCGGGCGCGCCATCGAGGTGACCGCGACCGTCGTGGGCAAGGTCGAGCAGCGAGCGTCGCGGGAGCTGGCCTTCGACGCCGTCGTGACGATCGTCCGGGCGGGGCGCGCGGATGTCCCCGGACATGACCTCCCGATCGGCATCCGCGTGCATCCGGAAGAGGTCGAGGGCCTCGCGGAGCTCGACGTGGGTGCGATCGTCGTCGCGGCGGGAAGCACACGAGCGACGGATGCCGGCGAGCGGGCCGTCGTGGATCTCCTCGCCGGCCGCGGCGTCGCGGTCGTCCAGCCTCCCGTCGGCCTCCTCGCGGCAGCCGGCGCGCTGCGCCACGGCCTGACCGCCGCCGCGGAGGGGCTGCCGGAACCGGGCGGAGGCCTCCTCCCCGGTCTCGCCGTCGGCGACACGACCCTCGTCGAGCCGTCTCTCGACGAGGCGATGACATCGTCCTCGCTCTCCCACCTCACCGCGGTGTCCGGCGCGAACTGCGCCCTCGTGGTGGGCACCGCGTTCGCCGCAGCCGCCTTGGCGGGAGCGTCGCGCGGCGTCCGCATCGCCGCGTCGATGGCGGCTCTCGGCGGCTTCGTCGTGCTCGTCACACCTGAGCCGAGCGTGTCGCGGGCGGCGGTCATGGCCGCCGTCGCCATGCTCGCCGTCGCCCTCGGACGCCCCGCCGTGGGGATCTCGGTGCTCTCGCTCGCGGTCACGGTGCTGCTCATCGGCGACCCGTGGCTGGCGACCTCGCTGGGATTCGCGCTGTCCGCCGTCGCGACCGCATCGCTTCTCCTGCTCGCACGACCGCTCGCGTCCGGACTGGAGAGGTGGATGCCGCGCTCGCTCGCCCTGGGGCTGTCGGTGCCGATCGCGGCCCAGCTGGCGTGCGGGCCGCTGCTGGTGCTCATCGACCCGACCGTCCCGCTGTACGGCGTGGTGGCCAATCTGCTCGCGGCTCCCGCCGCTCCCGCCGCGACGGTCGTGGGGCTCGCCGCCTGCCTCGCTCTGTCGATCCCGGTCCTCCAATCGGGGCTCGCAGCGATCGCCTGGGTGCCGTCGGCCTGGATCGCCGCAACCGCGCACACGTTCGCCGACGTGCCCGGCGGAGCCTTGCCGTGGCTCGAGGGTTGGCCCGGCGCACTCGCCCTCGCGGGACTCGGCGCGGTGGGCGCCGTTCTCACGCTGCGACGCGTGCCACCGGCGCTGCGCACCGTCTCCGCACTCCTCGCGGCGGCCGTCGTGGGCGTGCTCACCGGCAGCTCTGCGCTCGGCACGGTGGCCGGGCCGCTGACCCTTCCCGCGAACTGGACGATCCTCGCGTGCGACGTGGGGCAGGGGGATGCGGTGCTCATCCGCTCGGCGGGGGAGGTCGCGCTCATCGACACGGGACCGGAGCCGGAGGCCCTGAGCGGATGCCTCGACCGCGCCGGGGTCGGACGGTTGGACCTGCTCGTCCTGACGCACTTCGACCTCGATCACGCGGGCGGCTCGGCCGCCGTGATCGGCCGCGTCGCCCACGTCCGTCACGGACCTCCCACGTCGGCGGCCGACGAGGCCCTGCTGCGGGACTTCGACAGCGCCGGCGCGAGCGTCGCCCCGGCCGTCGCGGGAGAGCACGGCGGTCTCGGTGCCGCGCAGTGGCGGATCCGCTGGCCGCCCGCCGGAAGCAGGGCCTTCCCGGGCGGAAACGACGCGAGCGTGGTGGTCGACATCGCGGGAGGTGGTGTGCCGCACGCGCTGTTCCTCGGCGACCTGTCCGCGTCCCCTCAGCGCGGGCTTGCGGCATCCGGAACCCTTCGACCTCCGTACGAGGTCGTGAAGGTGGCTCATCACGGCAGCGCCGATCAGGCGCCGGAGCTGTACGAGCGCATCGATCCCGCCGTCGCGCTCGTGACGGTGGGGTCGGACAACGGCTACGGCCATCCGAGACGCGAGACGCTCGACCTGCTCGCCGATCTGGGCGCTGTCCTGGCCCGCACCGATGACCAGGGAATGCTGGCGCTGTGGCACGAGAGCAGCGGAGCGGTGGCCGTGTGGCGGGAGCGGGGCGACGTCAGCACCGCTGATTAGGCTGTATGCATGGCGACGAGTTCGAGACGGGCCGCTCCGGCGAAGGTCCGCAGCGCCATCCCTCAGCTGCCGTGGCGGAATCCGCAGCCGGCGCCGATCGTCCTGGTCTCAGGCCCCGAAGAGGTCTGCGCCGAGCGAGCGATCTCGACGCTGCGGGACTACCTCCGGGCGGAGGATCCCAGCCTCGAGGTCTCCGATGTCCGCGCCGACGACTACGCCTCCGGAACCCTGCTGTCGGTCACCTCGCCGTCGCTGTTCGGTGAGCCGCGCCTGGTCCGGGTCTCGGGTGTCGAGAAGTGCTCGGACTCCTTCCTCGCCGAGGCGATCTCATACCTCGCGGCGCCGCAGGAGGGAGCGACCGTCGTGCTCCGACACACCGGAGCGACGGTTCGCGGCAAGAAGCTGCTCGACGCGATCCGCGCCGGCACGGGCGGCGGTGTCGAGATCGCCTGCCCCGCCGTCAAGCGCGACAGCGATCGCTTCGACTTCGCGGCCGGCGAGTTCCAGGCCGCGAAGAAGCGCATCGCGCCCATCGCCCTCCGCACCCTCGTGTCGGCGTTCGCCGATGACCTCACCGAGCTCGCGGCCGCCTGTCAGCAGCTCGTCGCCGACGTGCCCGGTGACATCACCGAGCAGGTCGTCGAGCGCTACTACGGAGGGCGGGTGGAGACCTCGGCCTTCACGGTCGCCGACACGGCCATCGCGGGCCGCTACGGCGACGCCCTCATCGCGCTGAGGCACGCGCTCGCCTCGGGGGCGGATCCGGTGCCGCTCGTGGCGGCGATCGCGATGAAGCTGCGGACGATGGCGCGGGTCGCGGGCAGTCGCGAGTCGTCGGTCGCCGTCGCATCGCGGCTCGGGCTGAAGGACTGGCAGGTCGACCGGGCCCGTCGCGATCTGGTCGGGTGGTCCGAGTACTCGCTGGGCATGGCTATCCAGGCCGCCGCCCGTGCCGACGCGGAGGTGAAGGGCGCCTCGCGCGACCCGGTGTTCTCGCTCGAACGCCTTGTGACGGTCATCGCGACGCGAGCGCCGTACGGCTCCTGACCCGCGATCCGCGGAGCTGCAGCATCCGTTCCCCCCGCAGATCAGCAGGGTCGGGCTCCGGGGCGTGAGACATGGCCTCACAGGGCGCGACTCGGACCCGCGCGCTCGACTCGGACCCGCGCGCTCGACTCGATGCGGCGGCGGCGAACGACGAAGGCCCGCCCCTGACGGGACGGGCCTTCGTGCGACGTGCTCAGCGACTCAGAGCGCCGCGACCTGCTTCGAGATCGCCGACTTGCGGTTCGCCGCCTGGTTCCGGTGGATGACGCCCTTGCTCACGGCCTTGTCGAGCTTGCGGGTCGCCTTCGAGAGCGACTTCTCGGCAGCGGCCTTGTCACCGGCTGCGATCGCCTCGCGGGTCTGGCGGACGAGCGTCTTCAGCTCGCTCTTGACGGCCTTGTTGCGCTCGTGCGCCTTCTCGTTGGTCTTGTTGCGCTTGATCTGCGACTTGATGTTCGCCACGTGTCGACGTTCTTTCGTTCGGAGGAATTCGGATGACTGCCGGCCAGCGGTAGAGGGGCGCCTCCGGCGCGCGCAGGGTGGGACCCACGCGCAAACCAATCACCGAGTCTATCAGGGAAAGCCTCCTCACCCGAACCGCGCCTCAGCCGCCTGCTGACGCGCTCCCCGAAGCCTCGAGCGTCGCCAGCGCCAGCTCGAGGACGGCGTTGAAGACCTCGGGACGCATCACCGTGACGTGATGCGTGGTCCGCGGCACAACGATGAGCTCGGCCTGGGGAGCCACCCGCAGGAAGAGCCGCTCGCTGACGCGGAGCTGGTCGTACTGCCCGTTGACGAACCACAGCGGCACGTCGATCCGACCGAGCGCCGCGAGCAGATCGAGGACCGAGAGGCTGCGAAGGGCCACGTCCTGCGCGTCCAGGGCGTAGCCGCCCGCGCCGAAGTCGGCGCGGGTCTCCGCCGGCAGGATGCGGTCGAGCATCCGATCGGTGAGCCACATCCCGCGGTCAGGGAGCGAATCGAAGCCGCGCGCGAGCATGCGATAGGCGGCGAGGCCCACCCCGCGCGGGACGGCCGTGCAGGAGACCGCGATGAAGCCGGCGACGGGGGGCGGGATCTCGGCGCCGACGTACTCGATGCCCAGCAGTCCGCCCATCGAATGGCCCGACAGCAGCACCGGACCTTGCTCGGCGGCCGCCCGGACGGCCTCGTCGATGGTGGCGAAGGCGCCGTCGAGGGTGAAGTCCTCGGCCCTCCGGCTGCCGTGTCCGGGAAGATCGACCGCCGTCACCGGATTGCCGCGCCGCTCGAGATGCTCCACCTGCGCGCGCCACATGGTCGCCGACGTCCGGATGCCGTGCACGAGCACCACCTGGACTGTCATGGAGCCACACTACGGGCCCTGCGACGTCGGCGCCCGAGACCGGATCGGCACCGGCGGACGAGTTCTGGGATGCCTCTGCCCGAGGCATCCCAGTCGTCGCCGTCGTACGGATCCGGAGCAGCTCACCGCCCGTCCCGGCGCCATAGAGTGGGCCGCATGCCACGCCTCGCGGACCACATCCTCGGCATGCCGGGCTCCGGTGTCCGGCACATCCTCGAGCAGGCGCTGCGACTGGACGACGCGATCATCCTCGCCGTCGGCGAGCCGGGGGAGGAGCCTGCGCCGGCGATCCGGGAAGCAGCGGCGGCGGCCTGGCGGGAGGGGCACGTCCGCTACGGCCCCAACGGGGGCATCGCGCCGCTGCGCCGCGCGATCGTCGACCGGCTCGACCAGGCGAACGGCGTGCGGGTCGACGTGGAGCAGGTCTGGGTGACCGTCGGCGCCACGCAGGCGCTGCACCAGGCGATGAGCCTCACGCTCGCGCCCGGCGACGAGGTGCTCGTGCCGGACCCCGGCTATACGACCTTCACGATGAACGCCCACATGCTGGCCGCCGTGCCCGTTCCCTACGCACTGAGCCCCGAGAGGGGCTTCCAGCCCGACCTGGCCCAGCTCGAGGCCCTCGTCACCGACCGCACGCGGCTGCTCATCGTCAACTCGCCGTCGAATCCGCTCGGGTCGACCTTCGAGCCGTCGACGATCCAGGCACTGCTCGACTTCGCTGCACGGCACGACCTGTGGGTGCTCAGCGACGAGTGCTACGAGGCCTTCACCTACGGCATCCCGCACGTGAGCCCCGCCTCGCTCGACGCCGACGACCGCGTCTTCTCGGTCTTCTCGACGTCGAAGACGTACGCCATGACGGGTGCGCGCGTCGGATGGCTCGTGACGCCGAGAGGCTTCTCGGCGACCATGCTGCGCGTGCAGGAGTCCGCCATCTCGTGCGTCGACATGCCCGCGCAGCACGCGGCGCTGGAAGCGATCACGGGTTCCCAGGACCACGTGCGCGCGGCGGCCGCGCACTACCGCGAGAACCTCGTCGCCGCGACGGCGCTCCTCGACGAGCGCGGGCTGACGTACCTCGCCCCGACGGGGGCCTTCTACCTCTGGATCGACGTCTCGCACGCGACGGACGGGGATGTCGCGGCCTGGGCCGAGCGATTCCTCCACGAGCACCGGGTCGCCGTGGCACCGGGCAGCGCCTTCGGCCGCACGGGTGAGGGATGGATCCGCGTCTGCTGCGCGGCGCGCCGCGACGACCTGCTGGAGGGCCTCGGGCGACTGCCCGCACCCGGGGCATGAACGGCCCGGGCGCAGGGCATGAACGGCCCGGGCGCGGGGCCGCCCGCCGGTAGACTGAGCCGGATATGTCCCCGCGCGCCCTGAAGCCCCTCGAGCCGTCCGCCACGGCTCCCGAGGCGATCCGCAACTTCTGCATCATCGCCCACATCGACCATGGCAAGTCGACCCTCGCCGACCGCATGCTGCAGATCACCGGCGTCGTCGCGGAGCGCGACATGCGCGCCCAGTACCTGGACCGCATGGACATCGAGCGTGAGCGCGGCATCACGATCAAGAGCCAGGCCGTGCGCATGCCGTGGGGCGCCGTCGACCCCGCCACGGGCTCGGCGACCACGTTCGCGCTGAACATGATCGACACCCCCGGCCACGTCGACTTCACGTACGAGGTCTCACGCTCGCTCGCGGCATGCGAGGGCGCCATCCTCCTCGTCGACGCGGCACAGGGCATCGAGGCGCAGACGCTCGCGAACCTCTACCTCGCTCTCGAGAACGACCTGCACATCATCCCGGTCCTCAACAAGATCGACCTCCCCGCCGCCGACCCCGACCGGTTCGCGAAGGAGCTGGCGAACCTCATCGGCGGCGACCCGGACGACGTGCTGCGCGTGAGCGGCAAGACCGGGCAGGGTGTCGAGGAGCTGCTCGACCGGATCGTGCGCGACATCCCGAGCCCGAAGGGGAACGCGGACGCCCCGGCGCGCGCCATGATCTTCGACTCCGTCTACGACGCCTACCGCGGGGTCGTGACCTACGTCCGCATGGTCGACGGCAAGCTCGAGCCGCGCGAGCGCATCCAGATGATGTCGACGAGGGCGACGCACGAGCTGCTCGAGATCGGGGTCTCGAGCCCGGAGCCGACCCCGACGAGGGGCCTCGGCGTCGGCGAGGTGGGCTACCTCATCACCGGCGTCAAGGACGTGCGCCAGTCGAAGGTGGGCGACACGATCACCAACCAGCGGAAGCCGGCGTCGGAGGCTCTCGCCGGCTACACCGACCCCAAGCCGATGGTCTTCTCCGGGATCTACCCGATCGACGGCAGCGACTACGCCGACCTCCGCGAAGCACTCGACAAGCTGAAGCTCTCGGACGCCTCGCTCCAATACGAGCCCGAGACGTCGGTGGCGCTCGGCTTCGGCTTCCGCTGCGGCTTCCTCGGCCTGCTCCACCTCGAGATCATCACCGAGCGCCTCTCGCGAGAGTTCGACCTCGACCTCATCACGACGGCGCCGAGCGTCATCTACGAGGTGCTCACCGACACGGGGGAGCACGTCACCGTGACCAACCCCAGCGAGTACCCGGACGGGCGCGTCGCCTCGGTGTCCGAGCCCGTCGTCAAGGCGGCGATCCTCCTGCCGAAGGACTACGTCGGCACTGTCATGGAGCTCTGCCAGGGCCGGCGCGGCCAGCTGCTGGGCATGGAGTACTTCAGCGAGGAGCGCGTGGAGCTGCGCTACAACATGCCGCTCGGCGAGATCGTGTTCGACTTCTTCGATCAGCTCAAGAGCCGCACCCAGGGCTACGCGAGTCTCGACTACGAGCCCGCAGGCTCGCAGGAAGCGGATCTCGTCAAGGTCGACATCCTGCTCCAGGGCGACAAGGTGGATGCCTTCAGCTCGATCGTCCACCGAGACAAGGCTTACGCCTACGGCACGATGATGACCGAGCGCCTGCGCAAGCTCATCCCGCGCCAGCAGTTCGAAGTGCCGATCCAGGCCGCCATCGGCGCGCGCATCATCGCGCGCGAGAACATCCGGGCCATGCGCAAGGACGTCCTCGCCAAGTGCTACGGCGGCGACATCACGCGGAAGCGGAAGCTCCTCGAGAAGCAGAAGGAGGGCAAGAAGCGCATGAAGATGGTCGGCCGCGTCGAGGTCCCCCAGGAGGCGTTCATCGCCGCCCTCTCAGGGGATGTCGAGGGCAAGCAGAAGTAGCCTGGAACACATGCGCCGCGGAACGTTCAAGGACGAGACCGTCGACTACGCCGCCGTCGGGGCGACGCAGGCGCCGGACCTCATGCAGTACCCGCCGGAGCGCAGCACTCCCGCCGAGGAGTCCTGGCGCCTGGGCAGCGGCGAGACGCGCTTCCGGTCGGCGAGCGAAGCACTGCTGTCGTGGGTGGCCCAGAAGGGCGCCGGTCTCACGGTCAAGGACGTTCGTCCGGCATCCGGTCCCATGTACTCGGGGGTCAGCTTCGACGCGGAGGGGAACCCCGTCGCGCCGAGCAGCAGCGAGGTCGAACAGCGCTTCGATGCCGACGGGACCCCCTTCGTCGCGGCCGGCACGACGATCGTCGTGGAGGGGCGGGTCCAGGGCTGCAACGCCGACGGCGAGCTGCGCGTCATCTTCGCGATCGAGGAGCCGCGCCGCGTCGGCTTCGCGCTCGGGACGGTCGGCGGATCGGTGGTCAGCGGCGAGGAGTCGTTCATGATCGAGTGGCACGAGAACGACGAGGTGTGGTTCACCGTGCGCGCCTTCGACCGTCCGGTCTCGCTCCTGTACCGGGTGCTGCCGGCGCTCGTGCGGCGCCGCCGTCGCGAGCTGTTCACGCGCTACCTGCGGGCCATCTCGCCGCTGTACGCGACCCCCGCCTGATGGGCTCGGCCCTTCCGATCGGCGAGGCCGCTCCCGCGGACGGAGCGCTCCCCGCCGAGGTCCGCGCGGATCCCGACACGCCGTTCGGGGTCTACCTGCACGTGCCCTTCTGCCGCGTGCGCTGCGGCTATTGCGACTTCAACACCTACACCTCCGGCGAGCTGCGCGGCGCGCGGCAGGACGAGTACGCCGACACCCTCCTGCAGGAGGTGGCGCTCGCCGAGCGCGTGCTCGCGGATTCCGGCCCGCTCCGGCCCGCCGCGACCGTGTTCTTCGGCGGCGGGACGCCGACCCTCCTGCCGCCCGGCGATCTCGGGCGCATGCTCGACGGCGTGCGCTCCGCGTTCGGCATCCAGCCGGACGCGGAGGTGACGGTCGAGGCGAATCCCGACACGGTCACCGACTCGGTCGCGGCCGAGCTCGCGGCATCCGGCGTCACGCGCCTGTCGATCGGCATGCAGTCCTCGGTCCCGCATGTCCTCCGCGCGCTCGACCGGACCCACGACCCCCTCAACGTCGCATCCGCCGTCGCCGCTGCGCGCGCGAGCGAGCTGGACGTGAGCCTGGACCTCATCTACGGCGCCCCGGGCGAGTCCCTCGTCGACTGGCGGCGATCGCTCGAGACGGCGATCGCCCTCGAGCCCGACCACGTCTCGGCGTACGCGCTCATCATCGAGGACGGGACCAAGCTCGCCCGCCAGATCCGTCGCGGCGAGGTGCCGGCCCCGGACGACGACCTGCAGGCCGACATGTACGAGCTCGCGGACGAGCTTCTGGCCGCAGGGGGCTACGACTGGTACGAGGTCTCCAACTGGTCCACGCATGCGCGGCACCGTTCCCGCCACAACCTCGCGTACTGGCAGGGTCACGACTGGTGGGGCTTCGGCCCCGGGGCCCACAGTCATGTCGGCGGCGTCCGGTTCTGGAACGTGAAGCACCCGGCTGCCTACGCGCAGCGACTCGCGCTCGGCGAGTCTCCCGCGGCAGGACGGGAGCGACCGGATGCCGCGGCCCGCGCCCTCGAGAGCGTGCTGCTGCGCACCCGCATCCGGGAGGGCATGCCGATCGCCGACCTTCTCGGCGAGGGCCGTCATGCGGTCGCGACCCTCATCGCCGACGGGCTCATCGAAGGCCCCGCCGCGCTCCGCGGGCGGATCGTCCTCACCCGGCGCGGGCGGCTTCTCGCCGACGCCGTCGTGCGCGCGCTGACCGACTGATCCGGCCGGGGCGCGGCATCCCGGTCCGCCCCGTTCGAATCGGATAGAATTGGCACTCCGATCTGGAGAGTGCCAGCCAAGGCGATTCGGCGTGAGGAGGGCGGGATGGTCACGGACCGTGGACTCCAGGTGCTGCGGGCCATCGTGCAGGACTATGTCGACACGCACGAGCCCGTCGGCAGCAAGTCGATCGTCGAGCGGCACTCGTTCGGCGTCTCGGCGGCGACCATCCGCAACGACATGGCTCTGCTCGAGGACGAAGAGCTCATCACCGCGCCGCACACGTCGTCGGGACGCGTCCCCACCGACAAGGGCTATCGCGTCTTCGTCGACCATCTCGCAGAGCTCCGCCCGCTGACCCCGGCGCAGCGCCACGCCATCGCGTCCTTCCTCGACGGGCCCGGGGACCTCGACGATCTGCTCGTGCGCACGGTCCGAGCGCTCACGCAGCTGACGGGGCAGGTCGCGATCGTGCAGTACCCCTCGTTCGCGCAGGCCAGCGTCTCGCATGTCGAGCTCGTTCCCCTCGAAGGCGGTCGGCTCATCGTGATCCTGGTGACCGACACGGGACGGGTCTCGCAGCGGCTCGTCTTCGTCCGCGCGGAACTCGGCGACGACGTCATGACCCGCGCCCGGGTCACCGTCGGCGACCTCATCGTCGGCCGGCACGTCCGGGAGGGGTCTCAGCGCGTCGAGGAGTACCTGACGGCCGCGCAGGACGGCGCGACCACCCGCGACGAGGCGATCCTCGCGATCGTTCGGCACGTCGCCGACGAGCTCGAGGAGTTCCGCCAGGACCGCCTCGTCCTCGCCGGCGCAGCTAACCTCGCGCGCCGCGAGGCGGACTTCCGGGGCAGCATCTACCCCCTCCTCGAAGCCATCGAGGAGCAGGTGACCCTCCTCCGGCTCATGAGCGAGATGGTGGCCGACAGCCACGGCCTCGCGACCAGCATCGGCCGCGAGAACGAGGCGTTCGGGCTGGCCGAGGCATCCGTCCTCGCCAGTGACTACGACGCGACCGGAGCGCGGGCCCGGGTGGGCCTCCTGGGCCCGACGCGCATGGACTATCCGAGCAACCTGGCGACGGTGCGGGCGGTGGCCCGCTACCTGAGCCGCATGCTCGACGACGACGAGAACGCCCGCTGAGGCGCGGCGGAACCAGACGATCCCGTGCACGGCGCGGGCAGGAAGGCGACTGTGGCTGACCACTACGAGGTCCTCGGCGTCTCGCGGGACGCGACGCCGGACGAGATCAAGAAGGCGTACCGCAGGCTCGCGCGCGAGCTGCACCCGGATGTCAACCCCGGCGAGGAGGCCTCGGAGCGCTTCAAGCTCGTGACCCACGCCTACGACGTGCTGAGCGATCCCGATCAGCGCGCGCGCTACGACATGGGAGGCGGCGATTCGCCGTTCGGCGGTGGCGGCGCGAACTTCGGCGGCTTCAGCGACATCTTCGAGACGTTCTTCGGAGCCGCCGCCGGCGGGCGGCAGGGGCGTCCGCGCTCGCGCCGGGAGCGGGGTCAGGACGCTCTCGTCCGGGTGACGCTGGAGCTGAAGGACGTCGTCTTCGGGGTGCACCGCGACCTCGACGTCGACACGGCCGTCCTGTGCGAGACCTGCCAGGGCTCGTGCTGCCAGCCCGGCACGTCGCCCGTCACGTGCGACATCTGCCACGGCACGGGCCAGGTCCAGCGCCAGGTGCGCAGCCTCCTCGGCAACGTCGTCACGAGTCAGCCCTGCAACGTCTGCCAGGGCTACGGCACGACGATCCCGTACCCCTGCGCGACCTGCCAGGGCCAGGGCCGCGTGCGAGCGCGCCGTACCGTGTCGATCGACATCCCCGCCGGCGTCGAGACCGGCCTGCGCCTTCAGCTTCCGGGATCC
This region includes:
- the lepA gene encoding translation elongation factor 4, giving the protein MSPRALKPLEPSATAPEAIRNFCIIAHIDHGKSTLADRMLQITGVVAERDMRAQYLDRMDIERERGITIKSQAVRMPWGAVDPATGSATTFALNMIDTPGHVDFTYEVSRSLAACEGAILLVDAAQGIEAQTLANLYLALENDLHIIPVLNKIDLPAADPDRFAKELANLIGGDPDDVLRVSGKTGQGVEELLDRIVRDIPSPKGNADAPARAMIFDSVYDAYRGVVTYVRMVDGKLEPRERIQMMSTRATHELLEIGVSSPEPTPTRGLGVGEVGYLITGVKDVRQSKVGDTITNQRKPASEALAGYTDPKPMVFSGIYPIDGSDYADLREALDKLKLSDASLQYEPETSVALGFGFRCGFLGLLHLEIITERLSREFDLDLITTAPSVIYEVLTDTGEHVTVTNPSEYPDGRVASVSEPVVKAAILLPKDYVGTVMELCQGRRGQLLGMEYFSEERVELRYNMPLGEIVFDFFDQLKSRTQGYASLDYEPAGSQEADLVKVDILLQGDKVDAFSSIVHRDKAYAYGTMMTERLRKLIPRQQFEVPIQAAIGARIIARENIRAMRKDVLAKCYGGDITRKRKLLEKQKEGKKRMKMVGRVEVPQEAFIAALSGDVEGKQK
- a CDS encoding DUF1990 family protein → MRRGTFKDETVDYAAVGATQAPDLMQYPPERSTPAEESWRLGSGETRFRSASEALLSWVAQKGAGLTVKDVRPASGPMYSGVSFDAEGNPVAPSSSEVEQRFDADGTPFVAAGTTIVVEGRVQGCNADGELRVIFAIEEPRRVGFALGTVGGSVVSGEESFMIEWHENDEVWFTVRAFDRPVSLLYRVLPALVRRRRRELFTRYLRAISPLYATPA
- the hemW gene encoding radical SAM family heme chaperone HemW; the protein is MGSALPIGEAAPADGALPAEVRADPDTPFGVYLHVPFCRVRCGYCDFNTYTSGELRGARQDEYADTLLQEVALAERVLADSGPLRPAATVFFGGGTPTLLPPGDLGRMLDGVRSAFGIQPDAEVTVEANPDTVTDSVAAELAASGVTRLSIGMQSSVPHVLRALDRTHDPLNVASAVAAARASELDVSLDLIYGAPGESLVDWRRSLETAIALEPDHVSAYALIIEDGTKLARQIRRGEVPAPDDDLQADMYELADELLAAGGYDWYEVSNWSTHARHRSRHNLAYWQGHDWWGFGPGAHSHVGGVRFWNVKHPAAYAQRLALGESPAAGRERPDAAARALESVLLRTRIREGMPIADLLGEGRHAVATLIADGLIEGPAALRGRIVLTRRGRLLADAVVRALTD
- the hrcA gene encoding heat-inducible transcriptional repressor HrcA, with amino-acid sequence MVTDRGLQVLRAIVQDYVDTHEPVGSKSIVERHSFGVSAATIRNDMALLEDEELITAPHTSSGRVPTDKGYRVFVDHLAELRPLTPAQRHAIASFLDGPGDLDDLLVRTVRALTQLTGQVAIVQYPSFAQASVSHVELVPLEGGRLIVILVTDTGRVSQRLVFVRAELGDDVMTRARVTVGDLIVGRHVREGSQRVEEYLTAAQDGATTRDEAILAIVRHVADELEEFRQDRLVLAGAANLARREADFRGSIYPLLEAIEEQVTLLRLMSEMVADSHGLATSIGRENEAFGLAEASVLASDYDATGARARVGLLGPTRMDYPSNLATVRAVARYLSRMLDDDENAR
- the dnaJ gene encoding molecular chaperone DnaJ; translated protein: MADHYEVLGVSRDATPDEIKKAYRRLARELHPDVNPGEEASERFKLVTHAYDVLSDPDQRARYDMGGGDSPFGGGGANFGGFSDIFETFFGAAAGGRQGRPRSRRERGQDALVRVTLELKDVVFGVHRDLDVDTAVLCETCQGSCCQPGTSPVTCDICHGTGQVQRQVRSLLGNVVTSQPCNVCQGYGTTIPYPCATCQGQGRVRARRTVSIDIPAGVETGLRLQLPGSGEVGPAGGPNGDLYIEVTVQPHEVFSREGDDLLATLEVSMPDAILGATTTIESLDGPVELEVRPGIQAGDVLTIKGRGITPLRGTQRGDLRVGVHVVTPTRLDHKERKLIEDFARHSKAPAPRLSEFHQGLFAKLRDRFRNG